CAAGCTAAAATGTTGAAAAAGTATTATGGAAGTATTGCCGATATAAAGATTCTCCAATCTATTACTGAGATACCTGCAAGCATTTATAATAGGAAACACTATTCAGGGATTATTGAGGAAGGCAGATTATCTGAGTTTGTTGTGATAGAAGAACAACGAACGAATGTTGATACAGTGTTAAAGGATTTGTTTGAGGGAAATTTGAATTGGAAAATGATGCGTATATAGTATTAAGGAGAATGTGTATGTATATTTTATTAGAAGGTATGCCAGGAACAGGAAAAACGACCATTGCAAAAAGATTAGCCCAATTGACAGGTAGCCATTATATTAAAAGTGTTATTTCAGAAAGTGATTTTGGAAATGAGATTAAAAAGGTGAGAAGTCAAAAGTTGGAAAAAGAACTGGAACTATTTTTTATGTCAGATCTTTTTTTGGCTGAATTAATGGTGAACAAATTGTTGGAGAAAGGATCGATAATTAGGGATAAGTCTTTTAATGCATCACTAGGTCATCTGCATACACATGGTTTTGTAAATAAAGATCAAAATGTTATTAATGTGCTAAAAAGTGGATACGAGCAATTAAAAAGCTATGCAGTTATACCAGATTTGGCAGTGCATCTAAGATATAATGAAAAAAAAATCCGACAAAACCTTGACGGGAAAAAAGATTTATCAGAGATTGATCAGGAATTGATAAATAACTTTGCTCTATATGCGAAACAAGATGAGGAGATTTTAAAGTCACTATACAGTGTATATAGAAGAGAAAAGGTACTAGTAATAGAGTGTTTTAGTGGATCTGTTGAAGAAATGTGTCAAAAAATTTTAACAGAATATAAAAAAAGATTGGATGTTTAGGAAAGTGAAAAATACTAAAGTGAAAGTAATGCTAATCAATCTACCAGGAGAATCCATTAGAAAGCCAGAAGAACATTGTGGGTTGGCCTACATTAAGGCATTTCTACAAAAGCATAATATGCACGTAGAGATATTAGATGCGTATGCCAAAAGATTGGATATGGATATGTGTAAAAAATTAATTAAGCAGTGGATGGAAGAAGGTGATAGGAAATCCGAGCTGTTTATAGGTATTTCTCCGTTTGTCACTAGTCATGAATCATTCGTTGAAATAGGTACATATATTAAAAATATTAATCGTTCATGTTATGTATATGCTGGTGGACACTATGCATCTTTAAATAAGGAGTATTTGCTTAAACAGTATGATTGGTTGGATGCAATTGTTGTGGGTGAGGGAGAAATTACTTCACTTGAAATGCTTGAAAAAAGAGACCAAACTGGGATTCCAGGTTTATATACAAGAATTGGTGGAAATCATTTTATACGGCGTGACAGAATATTTGATTTAGATGAATTACCATTTCAGGATCGATACCTAGGGTTAGAAGATTTAGAAGGACAACCTTTAGCTATAACCACAAGCAGGGGCTGTTATGGAGAATGTAGCTTTTGTAGCATTGATAGCTTTTATAAATTAAATTCATGTGGAGTGAAACAGACATATAGAAGTGCAAAATCTGTATCTGATGAAATTCATCAATTGAAAAAAACATATGGTATTGAGGCTATTAAAATAGTAGATGATAACTTTTTTAGAAAGCATTCGGATGAGTTCCTTGAAGAACTAGTAGAATATTTAAAGGATATCAACATATCCTTCCGTTTGTCTGCTAGGCCTAATGATATTACAGATAGGAGAGCTAAGCTATTAAAGCAAATGGGGACAACTATTGTAGGAATTGGTGCAGAAAGTGCGGATTCTAAATCATTAAAACTCTTTAACAAGGGAATTGATATCTCAAAAAGTGACGAAGCAATTAAGTATCTAAAAGATAATGGTATTACATGTTTAGCAAATTTCATTATGTTTAATCCTATAATTGATATAGACGGTATTGAAGCTAATTGTAATTTTATTGAAAGACATATGGAAGATTCTATATTTCATAGGATTAACTCACATTTGTGGATAAGATCAACAGATTCAATAGTAAATAAATTAGTTGAATTAGGACTATGCCACAGAAAAGGATTTCCTTATGTAGAATGTGAGTATATGAGTCCGATAGTTGTTCAGATTAAAACGTTGTATGACGTATGGTGTGGGAATAATATGAAGGAATATTACCAGTATGCAGACATATTGATGGCAAAAGGTATCTTGGGTAATGAAACCTTGTATACACAATACAAAAGAATGTTAAAAGATGATGTGTTGGTATTAAAAAGGCTTGTATCCATGGCAAAAGAGAATATTTTAGAAAAGGCTGGAGATGAATTTGTTAAAATATGTATTGAAAATGAGCGTTATACTGAAAATTAGGTGTGTAGTATGAAAGTATACTTGATTAACATGCCGTTTTACGAACAAGAATATACCAAGTTTACAGAAAAATGGAAGTATATTGAGGATGAATACGTTGGGATTAGCATTGTGGAGACGATACTTGAATCAAATTCCTGTGAAGTGGTTGTGAATCATGAAAACAGCATATTAGGAATGATTGAGCGGATTAATCAGGTACTGCCAGACGTAGTAATGATATCCGTAATGCAAACATCTGCAAGGTTAACTTTTGAGTTTGTTTATCAATTAAGAAGTACCTCCTTTGGAGGAAAAGTTTTTATAGGTGGTTGGTTTGCTAAAATGGCATGGAGACAAATTTTTAGTAACAATTGGCCAGTAGATTATGTCTGTTATACGGATGCAGAAGAATGTCTCAAAGATTGGATTGAGGATGTCAATGGTAACTACATGGGAATTGCCACTTATGAAAACTTTAAGGAACAAGATGATGCTTTTAAAAATAGTGATACAAGAAAAAGGTGTGGATGGCCTAGTAACTATGTGAAAGCAAAAAGGATTGCAGGACGACATACATATAGTATCGAAACGAGCAGGGGATGCCCTCATTCGAGATGTACATTTTGTAGTCAATCGTGTGGTAATTGGGTAAGGAACAAATGGCAGCCACTTTCGCTAGATAAAGTTAAAGATCAAATCATTGAATTGAATACTTTGTATGGAACTACACGTTTTGCAACATCCGACGATGACTTGCTAGGACCTGTTGAATTTGCAGAAAAACGGTCCATGGAGATTAAGAAGGTAATTAAAGAGCTTCCGTTTGCAATAACTTTTTCAGCAGCTATTTCCGTGCGTGCTGCCACGAATGGAACAATCTTAGATAACCTACTAGATGCGGGGTTGGATCAGTTATGCATAGGGTTTGAGTCTGCAGATGAAGACCAACTTAAACGCTATTGTAAACAACAGTCCATAGAAGAAAATTATATAGCAGCAGACAAAATAACAAGTCGAAATATCAATATGCTGCCAGGACTTATTACGTTTGATCCCTTTGCAACGAGGGATACAGTTAAGAAAAATTTGAAGTTCCTTTTTGATGTACTGCATCATTATGATTTAGGTAAATTGACAAAACGATTACACATATTAACTGGAAGTCCTATGGCACGATTAGTTGAAAAAGAAGGTCTTCTGACAGGTGATTATTTGTATTATGACTATAAATTTAAGGATACAGAAGTTGAACAACTATACTGGGATTTCCAAAAGTATACCCATATGGTGAAAGAATTACAAAAACAAGTCAATCGATTGGGGAGAGAGTTTGATAGAACCATAGGGATTCATCATAGAAATGTTGCTGAAAGTATAATTTCTGGTGGTGAATGGCAATCATTTGCCAATAGCGAGATATTTGAAATTCGAAAAAAAATAGGAGATGTATAAAATGAGAAAGTGGAATGTTGGATGGGGAACTATATCGAAGTGCAATATGGAGTGCCAATTTTGTTATAGTAAACAAAAGAGAAAAGGCAGTAATGATTTAGGTTTTATGGATTGGATTAAGTTTATAGATGAAAATCATGAAAGAATTAGTGCTATTAACTATGGAACGGGAGAAAATACACTTAGCAAAGATTGGTTCAAACTCATTGAATATATAAGGATGAATTATCCTAAAATCAGACAGGCATTAACTACAAATGGGTATTTATACGAGGCCACTAGGGATAATGAAAACTTAAATATTTTTATCAAAGCAATAGATGAAGTCGATGTATCCC
The nucleotide sequence above comes from Natranaerovirga pectinivora. Encoded proteins:
- a CDS encoding AAA family ATPase gives rise to the protein MYILLEGMPGTGKTTIAKRLAQLTGSHYIKSVISESDFGNEIKKVRSQKLEKELELFFMSDLFLAELMVNKLLEKGSIIRDKSFNASLGHLHTHGFVNKDQNVINVLKSGYEQLKSYAVIPDLAVHLRYNEKKIRQNLDGKKDLSEIDQELINNFALYAKQDEEILKSLYSVYRREKVLVIECFSGSVEEMCQKILTEYKKRLDV
- a CDS encoding B12-binding domain-containing radical SAM protein, which gives rise to MKNTKVKVMLINLPGESIRKPEEHCGLAYIKAFLQKHNMHVEILDAYAKRLDMDMCKKLIKQWMEEGDRKSELFIGISPFVTSHESFVEIGTYIKNINRSCYVYAGGHYASLNKEYLLKQYDWLDAIVVGEGEITSLEMLEKRDQTGIPGLYTRIGGNHFIRRDRIFDLDELPFQDRYLGLEDLEGQPLAITTSRGCYGECSFCSIDSFYKLNSCGVKQTYRSAKSVSDEIHQLKKTYGIEAIKIVDDNFFRKHSDEFLEELVEYLKDINISFRLSARPNDITDRRAKLLKQMGTTIVGIGAESADSKSLKLFNKGIDISKSDEAIKYLKDNGITCLANFIMFNPIIDIDGIEANCNFIERHMEDSIFHRINSHLWIRSTDSIVNKLVELGLCHRKGFPYVECEYMSPIVVQIKTLYDVWCGNNMKEYYQYADILMAKGILGNETLYTQYKRMLKDDVLVLKRLVSMAKENILEKAGDEFVKICIENERYTEN
- a CDS encoding B12-binding domain-containing radical SAM protein; this encodes MKVYLINMPFYEQEYTKFTEKWKYIEDEYVGISIVETILESNSCEVVVNHENSILGMIERINQVLPDVVMISVMQTSARLTFEFVYQLRSTSFGGKVFIGGWFAKMAWRQIFSNNWPVDYVCYTDAEECLKDWIEDVNGNYMGIATYENFKEQDDAFKNSDTRKRCGWPSNYVKAKRIAGRHTYSIETSRGCPHSRCTFCSQSCGNWVRNKWQPLSLDKVKDQIIELNTLYGTTRFATSDDDLLGPVEFAEKRSMEIKKVIKELPFAITFSAAISVRAATNGTILDNLLDAGLDQLCIGFESADEDQLKRYCKQQSIEENYIAADKITSRNINMLPGLITFDPFATRDTVKKNLKFLFDVLHHYDLGKLTKRLHILTGSPMARLVEKEGLLTGDYLYYDYKFKDTEVEQLYWDFQKYTHMVKELQKQVNRLGREFDRTIGIHHRNVAESIISGGEWQSFANSEIFEIRKKIGDV